From a region of the Bacteroidia bacterium genome:
- a CDS encoding TonB-dependent receptor yields the protein MRYLFLLLAIMSFVMPGYSQQTLSGKVVSDSLLPLPDVEVTIPDLRLRQITGTDGKFTFRNLSCDHALLQFRRLGYKTLLLDVRFSGDTLLLITLEESVIEGHEVVITGNLTGSDHEENSAPVHSMNKNEWRENAPSNIIDVISKTPGVSQVSTGPQVSKPVIRGLGFNRILVLHDGVRQEGQQWGDEHGVELDAFGAERIEVMRGPASLIYGSDAMGGVINVLEPFPSPWNSIEGEVFSEMQSNNRQYGLSAFLQGNRNGVLWKFRTSYKNAGNYRTPEEIVYNSMFREMSVMAGFGWQKKWGYSQHALSVWKSTIGLMEGERDSLGAFTDEEGNTVTEDFLKGRRLALPFQQVEHRKWTSRTHLLREKYHVDIIAGWQENIRKEYEGSIDTAAMQFNLFSTTLDIQFHRPRTGGWEFIWGLNGMYQANRIRGEELLIPEFRISDAGLFLFSKRTLKKSTFSMGLRYSYRGMEIFSTAVDAYGRPLEGGPFQAFNDTVHHFYGPSFSTGLTLRLSPVLSIKNSISSGFRAPNPFELYAAGVHEGTQRFEYGNPGMKQEMSFQYDLGLILEKKKFHLEPSFFVNIISDYTYLLRAGDAMFIEDGDTLEIFIHAQSDALLYGGEMMADWHPIEKLHIRNVFSWVEGTSLPGSTPLPMIPAPRVITDIKFEPSVGRNGSRWKAAWLKLTADLNMEQYRVAYFETPSSMYLLLGLGGGISYKVKNTEIKFRAGVHNLLNTNYAAHLSRLRYIGIQNAGRNFTFGIEIPFKHIRTEDSNR from the coding sequence GTGAGATATCTTTTTTTACTCCTGGCCATAATGAGCTTTGTTATGCCGGGATATTCACAACAAACCCTTTCAGGGAAAGTAGTATCAGATTCTTTACTGCCGTTGCCGGATGTGGAGGTAACCATTCCCGACCTTCGGCTCAGGCAAATTACCGGGACGGACGGAAAATTCACTTTCCGGAATCTCTCCTGTGATCATGCATTGCTTCAATTCAGGCGGCTGGGATATAAAACACTGCTGCTGGATGTACGTTTCAGCGGCGACACCTTGTTGCTGATTACACTGGAAGAATCCGTGATCGAAGGACATGAAGTGGTTATTACAGGAAATCTGACCGGTTCGGATCATGAAGAGAACAGTGCTCCGGTACATTCCATGAATAAAAATGAGTGGAGAGAGAATGCTCCGTCGAATATTATTGACGTAATTTCAAAAACACCCGGCGTTTCACAGGTTTCCACCGGCCCACAGGTATCCAAGCCGGTGATCAGGGGCCTTGGGTTCAACCGTATTCTTGTATTGCACGACGGCGTACGGCAAGAAGGACAACAATGGGGTGATGAGCACGGCGTAGAACTTGACGCCTTTGGAGCAGAAAGAATAGAGGTGATGCGCGGCCCTGCCAGTCTCATTTATGGTTCAGATGCAATGGGCGGAGTGATCAATGTTCTCGAACCTTTTCCTTCGCCCTGGAATAGCATAGAAGGAGAAGTGTTTTCAGAGATGCAGAGCAATAACAGGCAGTACGGGCTGTCGGCCTTCCTGCAGGGAAACAGAAACGGGGTCCTGTGGAAATTCCGCACATCCTATAAAAATGCGGGAAATTACCGTACGCCGGAGGAAATCGTTTACAATTCAATGTTCCGCGAAATGAGTGTGATGGCGGGTTTCGGATGGCAGAAGAAGTGGGGTTATTCTCAGCATGCGCTTTCTGTTTGGAAAAGTACAATCGGACTGATGGAGGGTGAGAGGGATTCACTCGGTGCATTTACGGATGAAGAGGGTAACACTGTTACGGAAGATTTTCTTAAAGGAAGAAGACTGGCCCTGCCGTTTCAGCAAGTCGAACACCGGAAATGGACCTCACGGACACATCTGCTGCGTGAAAAATATCATGTAGACATCATAGCGGGATGGCAAGAAAACATCCGCAAGGAATATGAAGGATCAATAGATACTGCTGCGATGCAATTCAACCTTTTTAGCACCACACTGGATATTCAGTTTCACCGTCCACGTACCGGCGGATGGGAATTTATATGGGGACTTAACGGCATGTATCAAGCGAACAGGATCAGAGGAGAAGAACTGCTTATTCCCGAATTCAGGATATCCGATGCCGGCCTTTTCCTGTTCTCAAAAAGAACACTGAAAAAAAGCACCTTCAGTATGGGTTTGCGCTACAGTTACCGCGGCATGGAGATATTCAGCACAGCAGTGGATGCTTACGGTCGTCCACTGGAAGGCGGACCTTTTCAGGCATTCAACGACACCGTACATCATTTTTACGGACCCAGCTTTTCTACCGGTCTTACCTTGCGCTTGTCTCCGGTTCTGAGCATTAAAAACTCGATCAGCTCCGGATTCCGTGCGCCTAATCCCTTCGAACTGTATGCTGCCGGAGTGCACGAAGGAACGCAGCGCTTTGAATATGGAAATCCGGGAATGAAGCAGGAGATGAGTTTTCAGTATGATCTCGGACTGATTTTAGAAAAGAAAAAATTTCACCTGGAGCCTTCTTTTTTTGTGAATATCATTAGTGATTACACCTATTTGCTCAGGGCCGGCGATGCGATGTTCATAGAGGACGGCGACACACTGGAGATATTCATTCATGCCCAGTCAGATGCCCTGTTATACGGCGGGGAGATGATGGCCGACTGGCATCCCATTGAGAAACTGCACATTCGTAATGTATTCAGTTGGGTGGAAGGAACCTCACTTCCCGGTTCCACTCCGCTTCCGATGATTCCTGCACCCAGGGTAATCACGGATATTAAATTTGAACCATCGGTGGGTAGAAACGGAAGCCGCTGGAAAGCGGCATGGCTTAAACTTACAGCGGACCTGAATATGGAACAGTATCGCGTGGCTTATTTTGAGACACCCAGTTCCATGTATCTGTTGCTGGGATTGGGAGGCGGAATTTCTTACAAAGTAAAAAATACGGAAATTAAATTCAGAGCCGGTGTACATAACCTACTGAACACAAACTATGCGGCGCACCTGAGCCGGCTTAGGTATATTGGAATACAGAACGCGGGACGGAATTTTACTTTTGGCATAGAGATCCCGTTTAAGCACATAAGAACGGAAGATTCTAACAGGTAA
- a CDS encoding class I SAM-dependent methyltransferase has product MSPEKFQFSAISACPMCESGRERFIYMGHRLSRSQGFFPVRRQGDVKIDIKKCGACGLIFPDPMPLPPSPEMLYDVPAEEYWKKAQLQPAEGYFQGELSTLRKYLGNTSGKKALDIGSGMGFAASLMAGAGMDVRGIEPSASFSELSVRRDPGLADRITRATADTWEFPGMPFDFINFGAVLEHLPDPAGSLDRAVRHLSETGVIHIEVPHANWLVSRIARLQFRMRGTRWVMNLSPMHRPFHLYEFTPLSFRKYAASRGLRVRELHVFNTNSYLHPFIDFLIRPVMELTSTGIGLKVWISR; this is encoded by the coding sequence GTGAGCCCGGAAAAATTTCAGTTTTCAGCTATCAGCGCCTGCCCCATGTGCGAATCGGGAAGGGAACGGTTTATTTATATGGGGCACAGGCTTAGCAGATCTCAGGGATTCTTCCCGGTACGAAGGCAGGGTGATGTGAAAATCGACATTAAGAAATGTGGTGCCTGTGGTCTGATCTTTCCCGATCCCATGCCACTGCCTCCCTCGCCGGAGATGCTGTACGATGTTCCAGCTGAAGAATACTGGAAGAAAGCGCAGCTTCAGCCCGCTGAAGGGTATTTTCAGGGAGAACTTTCCACCTTGCGGAAATATCTTGGCAATACTTCAGGAAAGAAAGCCCTTGACATTGGAAGCGGAATGGGATTTGCTGCATCTCTGATGGCCGGAGCGGGAATGGATGTACGGGGCATAGAACCGTCGGCCTCTTTCAGTGAATTGTCGGTCCGGAGAGATCCGGGTCTGGCAGACCGCATTACCAGAGCAACCGCTGACACCTGGGAGTTTCCCGGGATGCCATTCGATTTTATAAATTTCGGAGCAGTACTCGAGCATCTGCCTGATCCGGCCGGCAGCCTTGACCGCGCTGTTCGTCATCTCAGCGAAACCGGTGTGATTCATATAGAGGTGCCGCATGCCAACTGGCTGGTGTCACGGATCGCCCGGCTGCAGTTCCGAATGCGCGGTACACGGTGGGTAATGAATCTGAGTCCGATGCACCGGCCCTTTCATTTGTATGAATTCACTCCATTATCTTTTAGGAAGTATGCTGCTTCCCGCGGACTGAGAGTAAGGGAATTACATGTTTTTAATACCAATTCTTACCTGCATCCTTTCATTGATTTTTTGATTCGTCCGGTCATGGAGCTTACCTCTACCGGCATCGGGTTAAAAGTCTGGATTTCCCGCTGA
- the ssb gene encoding single-stranded DNA-binding protein yields the protein MNKLKNKVQLIGYLGGDPEIKAFGENGRLAKFSLATNESFKNAKGEKVQETQWHNLVAWNTTANFAEKYLKKGTEVAVEGKLVNRNYTAKDGTKKYTTEIEVNEVLIISKKNS from the coding sequence ATGAACAAACTGAAAAACAAAGTTCAGCTGATCGGTTACCTGGGAGGAGATCCTGAGATCAAAGCTTTCGGGGAAAACGGGCGTTTGGCCAAATTCAGCCTCGCCACCAATGAATCCTTTAAAAATGCCAAGGGCGAAAAAGTCCAGGAGACGCAATGGCATAATCTGGTAGCCTGGAATACGACGGCAAATTTTGCTGAGAAATACCTCAAGAAGGGTACAGAGGTAGCTGTTGAAGGAAAACTGGTGAATCGAAACTACACCGCCAAGGACGGTACCAAGAAGTACACAACCGAAATTGAGGTGAACGAAGTACTCATCATTTCCAAGAAAAACTCCTGA
- a CDS encoding DUF1987 domain-containing protein, which yields MPEVFRITRSNDTPEVFLDPATGKFEMHYRSYPEDAAGFYTPILSWLADYTLTPQTETEFIFNLEYFNTASAKQIFKILMMLQELNNRSKVRVIWQHHKEDADMQAAGDRFSKLLSSVEFCIIAV from the coding sequence ATGCCTGAGGTATTTCGCATTACACGTTCTAACGACACTCCCGAGGTTTTTCTGGATCCGGCGACCGGGAAATTCGAAATGCATTATCGTAGCTATCCCGAAGACGCTGCCGGATTTTACACTCCCATATTGAGCTGGCTTGCTGATTATACCCTTACCCCGCAGACAGAAACAGAGTTTATTTTCAATCTGGAATATTTCAATACGGCTTCCGCCAAGCAGATTTTTAAAATACTGATGATGCTTCAGGAATTGAACAACCGGAGTAAAGTGAGGGTGATCTGGCAGCATCATAAAGAAGATGCAGATATGCAGGCTGCGGGCGACCGTTTTTCAAAACTGCTGTCGTCGGTTGAATTCTGCATCATTGCGGTATAA
- a CDS encoding sulfite exporter TauE/SafE family protein has protein sequence MALSGALILILLVSAGAAFLTFFSGFGLGTILLPVFSIFLPVEVAVGATALVHFITNIIKGSLVFRHADRGIVIRFGTVSILGALAGAWLFTLMDAEILRKFSIGSLAFEMNLPGIVIGTILIVFSFLEMLPAGKGFQIGRSYLLSGGFISGFFGGLSGHQGALRTAFLARTGLGKEAFVATGVLIACLVDITRIPVYAGKLTSYAQWEDPLFITTLVCSCTGAAAGAVIGNYTLKKSSYSFVRSVVSVFLLLMGILMIMGIRW, from the coding sequence ATGGCACTTAGCGGCGCGCTCATCCTTATCCTGCTTGTTTCTGCAGGCGCAGCCTTTCTTACTTTTTTTTCGGGATTCGGACTGGGCACCATTCTGCTTCCTGTTTTTAGCATTTTCTTACCTGTGGAGGTGGCCGTAGGGGCTACTGCCCTGGTGCATTTTATTACCAATATAATCAAGGGCTCTTTGGTTTTCCGCCATGCAGACCGCGGCATCGTAATTCGATTCGGCACGGTTTCCATCCTCGGAGCGCTGGCGGGTGCGTGGCTATTCACCCTGATGGACGCGGAAATTTTGCGGAAATTTTCTATTGGCAGCCTTGCATTCGAAATGAACCTGCCCGGCATAGTCATTGGCACCATTCTTATCGTATTCTCCTTTCTCGAGATGTTACCCGCCGGAAAGGGTTTTCAAATAGGGCGATCGTATCTTCTTTCAGGTGGATTTATTTCCGGATTTTTCGGCGGGCTCTCCGGTCATCAGGGGGCGCTTCGTACGGCTTTTCTCGCACGCACAGGGCTGGGAAAGGAAGCTTTTGTTGCTACAGGTGTACTCATCGCCTGCCTGGTCGACATTACCCGTATCCCCGTATATGCAGGGAAGCTTACTTCATACGCCCAATGGGAAGATCCACTTTTCATTACTACGCTTGTCTGTTCCTGTACAGGAGCGGCAGCAGGCGCAGTTATTGGTAACTACACGCTGAAAAAATCAAGTTATTCTTTTGTACGGTCCGTTGTGAGTGTATTTCTGCTGCTGATGGGCATCCTGATGATAATGGGGATCCGTTGGTAG
- a CDS encoding rhomboid family intramembrane serine protease, whose product MKETERRRWNISVLSAFLFTAVLWISFAVTHTLLGNSLPGIVPRETTHAYGILLSPLLHENWEHLFSNTLPIFLLTLLTLYTYREVSYQVVAMIWIFSGLFTWIIGQSGTNHIGASGIIYGLAAFLFFSGIIRWERRLLFISAIVLFLYGSLIWGVLPLDPGISWEGHLSGAVSGVALAFLKRRAGPSEEREEELPDDDHLTDDYRSRQHHRDGNLPTDPHYHQDAHQQQKYTHNGPYKRIT is encoded by the coding sequence ATGAAGGAAACCGAACGCCGAAGGTGGAATATTTCGGTGTTATCCGCCTTCCTGTTTACCGCCGTGCTTTGGATCAGTTTTGCGGTTACGCATACTCTGTTAGGTAACAGTTTACCTGGAATTGTACCGCGCGAAACAACCCATGCCTACGGCATCCTGCTTTCACCACTGCTTCACGAAAACTGGGAACATCTTTTTTCAAACACACTTCCCATTTTTCTTCTTACGCTACTAACGTTGTATACTTACCGCGAAGTCTCCTACCAGGTAGTTGCCATGATCTGGATATTTTCTGGCCTGTTCACGTGGATAATTGGGCAATCCGGCACCAATCACATTGGCGCCAGTGGGATTATTTACGGGCTTGCCGCATTTTTATTTTTCAGTGGAATAATACGCTGGGAGAGGCGCCTGCTTTTTATAAGTGCCATTGTATTATTCCTCTACGGCAGTTTAATCTGGGGAGTGTTGCCTCTTGATCCCGGAATTTCCTGGGAAGGACACCTGTCGGGGGCTGTGAGTGGCGTGGCTCTTGCATTTCTGAAACGGCGGGCCGGACCATCGGAAGAAAGGGAAGAGGAATTACCGGACGATGACCATCTTACGGACGATTACAGATCACGACAGCATCATCGTGACGGGAATCTACCAACGGATCCCCATTATCATCAGGATGCCCATCAGCAGCAGAAATACACTCACAACGGACCGTACAAAAGAATAACTTGA